In Persephonella sp. IF05-L8, the following are encoded in one genomic region:
- the actP gene encoding cation/acetate symporter ActP encodes MKKLKYTLAGLLISYIPSFAGNEAIVGMNPVAIAFFLFFIAATLGITYWAAKKSRTATEFYAAGRSISGFQNGLALAGDYMSAASFLGIAGMVATKGYDGLIYSIGFLVGWPVIMFLIAEPLRNLGKYTFADVVAYRLKLRPIKILAALGSIAVVILYLIAQMVGSGKLIQLVFGIPYEIAVFIIGGLMITYVLFGGMLATTWVQIIKAVLLLGGATIMTVWTLAKFGFSPENLFQNVKEVAGEKWLKPGGLVSDPIDAISLGLALMFGTAGLPHILMRFYTVPDAKEARKSVFFATGFIGYFYILTFVIGFGAVVLVGLDKILAIGKGGNMAAPLLAQALGGDAFLGFIAAVAFATILAVVAGLTLAGASALSHDLYVGVFRKGKSSEEQEVKITRIAVLVLGIIAIVLGIAFKDQNIAFMVGLAFAIAASTNFPALLMSIVWKKFTTAGAVASMATGLILSVILIILSKTVWVAILGNPEPIFPYKNPAIISMTAAFIVGIIVSLITAEPEAEEKFEEMKVRKYLGIGAE; translated from the coding sequence ATGAAAAAATTAAAATATACTCTCGCAGGCCTACTGATATCTTATATTCCTTCATTTGCAGGCAATGAAGCAATTGTAGGTATGAACCCTGTTGCTATAGCATTTTTCTTATTCTTTATTGCTGCAACGTTAGGAATAACTTACTGGGCTGCAAAAAAATCCAGAACAGCCACAGAATTCTATGCTGCAGGCAGAAGTATATCTGGATTTCAGAATGGTCTTGCTCTTGCTGGAGACTATATGAGTGCTGCTTCATTCCTTGGTATAGCAGGTATGGTTGCCACAAAAGGATATGATGGTTTGATATACTCTATAGGTTTCCTGGTTGGCTGGCCTGTCATTATGTTTTTGATAGCGGAGCCTTTAAGAAACTTAGGTAAATATACATTTGCTGATGTTGTTGCCTATAGGCTCAAACTCAGACCTATAAAAATACTTGCTGCTTTAGGTTCAATAGCTGTAGTTATACTGTATCTTATTGCACAGATGGTTGGTTCTGGAAAACTAATTCAGCTTGTCTTTGGTATTCCATACGAAATAGCCGTATTCATAATAGGTGGTTTGATGATTACCTATGTTTTGTTTGGTGGTATGCTGGCAACCACCTGGGTTCAGATTATAAAAGCTGTTCTCCTGTTAGGTGGTGCAACAATCATGACTGTATGGACCCTTGCTAAATTTGGATTTTCTCCTGAAAATCTTTTCCAAAATGTTAAAGAAGTTGCAGGGGAAAAATGGCTTAAACCTGGCGGACTTGTATCAGACCCCATTGATGCGATATCTCTGGGTCTTGCATTAATGTTTGGAACAGCAGGTCTTCCCCACATTCTTATGAGATTTTATACAGTTCCAGATGCTAAAGAAGCGAGGAAATCAGTATTCTTTGCAACAGGATTTATAGGCTATTTTTATATACTGACTTTTGTAATTGGTTTTGGTGCTGTTGTTTTAGTAGGTCTGGATAAAATCCTTGCAATCGGAAAAGGTGGTAATATGGCTGCTCCCCTACTTGCTCAAGCTTTAGGTGGGGATGCCTTTTTAGGATTTATAGCGGCAGTGGCATTTGCAACAATTCTTGCTGTTGTTGCAGGATTAACACTGGCTGGAGCAAGTGCACTATCCCATGACTTATATGTCGGGGTTTTCAGAAAAGGAAAATCATCTGAGGAACAGGAGGTTAAAATAACAAGAATTGCTGTTCTGGTTCTCGGAATTATCGCTATCGTTCTGGGAATTGCTTTTAAAGACCAAAATATCGCATTTATGGTTGGATTGGCATTCGCTATAGCTGCATCAACAAACTTCCCAGCATTGCTTATGTCCATTGTATGGAAAAAATTCACAACAGCAGGTGCTGTAGCAAGTATGGCAACTGGACTTATACTATCGGTTATCCTTATAATACTAAGCAAAACAGTATGGGTAGCTATTCTTGGAAATCCAGAACCTATATTCCCATACAAAAACCCTGCTATTATTTCTATGACAGCCGCATTTATAGTGGGAATTATAGTTTCTCTAATAACCGCTGAACCTGAAGCTGAAGAAAAATTTGAAGAAATGAAGGTCAGAAAATATCTTGGCATAGGAGCAGAATAA
- a CDS encoding DUF485 domain-containing protein codes for MKKEDLKKILHDSEFQHLVKKVTTVSLLFTAAIMFVYYTFILLLAYGKDLLSKPLFTGSATTLGIPIGIGVIFAAWILTGLYVYWANKNYDPMVKKLREKYRG; via the coding sequence ATGAAGAAGGAAGATCTAAAGAAAATTTTACACGATTCTGAATTCCAACATCTGGTCAAAAAAGTCACAACAGTATCCCTTCTATTCACAGCTGCGATAATGTTCGTTTATTACACATTTATACTGCTACTTGCTTATGGAAAAGATTTGTTATCAAAACCCCTATTTACAGGAAGTGCTACAACACTTGGAATTCCAATTGGGATTGGAGTGATATTTGCTGCATGGATACTTACAGGCCTTTATGTATACTGGGCTAACAAGAATTACGACCCAATGGTTAAAAAACTGAGAGAAAAGTATAGGGGGTAA
- the acs gene encoding acetate--CoA ligase, which yields MGEHKDEVLLKINKTYQPPQRVLEKAYISREQFDEMYKRSIEDPEGFWAELAEKELHWFKKWDKVFEWNFPEYKWFIGGKLNITYNCLDRHVINGRRNKLAYIWVDEDGNEKKVTYGELLELVNKIANGLKSLGVKKGDRVVIYMPLVIEQLAAMLACARIGAIHSVVYAGFSANALKMRIEDAQAKVVITSTWTKRRGKKIDLKSVVDEAVDGLEFVENIIVLQREGDQFELEEKEIDFYELIKDKSAECEPEIMDAEDPLFILYTSGSTGKPKGVLHTTGGYNLYTHVTTKYVFDIHEDDIFWCTADPGWITGHSYMVYGPLSVGATSVIAEGAPDYPDPGRWWSIVEKYRVNIFYTAPTAVRLFMKYGEEWPAKYDLSSLRILGSVGEPINPEAWIWYYENIGRGQCSIVDTWWQTETGGHMITTVPAYPQKPGKAGKPFWGVDADVVDREGYPEEPNKVGYLIIKQPWPSALRTCWGEPERFEKYWTEIDHYYFSGDTATKDEDGYIMILGRADDVINVSGHRIGTAEVESALVSHPAVAEAAVIGKPHEVKGESIKAFVILKQGEQPSENLLKDLKMHVRHELGALAVPDEIEFVEKLPKTRSGKIMRRVLKARELGMPLGDISTLED from the coding sequence ATGGGAGAACATAAAGATGAAGTTCTTCTAAAAATTAATAAGACATACCAGCCCCCACAAAGGGTTCTTGAAAAAGCCTACATAAGCAGAGAGCAGTTTGATGAAATGTACAAACGCTCTATTGAAGACCCTGAAGGTTTCTGGGCTGAACTGGCGGAGAAAGAGCTACACTGGTTCAAAAAATGGGACAAGGTTTTTGAATGGAATTTCCCTGAATACAAATGGTTTATAGGTGGAAAGCTCAACATCACTTATAACTGTTTGGACAGACATGTAATAAACGGCAGAAGGAATAAACTTGCTTATATCTGGGTTGATGAAGATGGAAACGAGAAAAAAGTTACTTATGGTGAACTTCTTGAACTGGTTAACAAAATAGCAAACGGGCTTAAATCCCTTGGGGTTAAAAAGGGAGATAGGGTTGTTATTTATATGCCCCTTGTTATTGAACAGCTTGCAGCAATGCTTGCCTGTGCCAGAATAGGAGCTATACATTCTGTTGTTTATGCAGGTTTCAGTGCAAATGCCCTGAAAATGAGAATTGAGGACGCACAGGCAAAAGTTGTTATCACTTCAACATGGACAAAAAGAAGAGGTAAAAAAATAGACCTTAAATCTGTAGTTGATGAAGCTGTAGATGGACTGGAATTTGTTGAAAATATAATCGTTCTACAGAGGGAAGGAGACCAGTTTGAGCTTGAAGAAAAAGAGATTGATTTTTACGAACTTATAAAAGACAAATCTGCAGAATGTGAACCTGAAATAATGGATGCAGAAGACCCTCTATTTATTCTTTATACATCAGGTTCTACCGGAAAACCCAAGGGAGTTTTACACACAACAGGAGGATACAACCTGTATACCCATGTAACAACCAAATATGTTTTTGATATACATGAAGACGATATTTTCTGGTGTACAGCTGACCCAGGTTGGATTACAGGACACAGCTATATGGTCTACGGTCCTCTTTCTGTAGGGGCAACATCAGTTATAGCAGAAGGGGCTCCAGACTACCCAGACCCAGGAAGATGGTGGTCTATAGTTGAAAAATACAGAGTAAATATCTTCTATACTGCTCCAACAGCAGTAAGACTGTTTATGAAATACGGAGAAGAATGGCCTGCAAAATACGACCTGTCTTCTCTAAGAATTCTTGGCTCTGTTGGAGAGCCTATAAATCCTGAGGCATGGATATGGTATTACGAGAATATTGGAAGAGGTCAATGCTCTATTGTTGATACATGGTGGCAGACAGAGACCGGAGGACATATGATTACAACAGTTCCAGCATATCCACAAAAACCAGGAAAAGCAGGAAAGCCTTTCTGGGGTGTTGATGCAGATGTTGTTGATAGAGAAGGTTATCCAGAAGAACCAAACAAGGTTGGATATCTCATAATTAAACAGCCGTGGCCATCTGCATTAAGAACATGCTGGGGTGAGCCTGAAAGATTTGAAAAATACTGGACGGAAATTGATCATTATTATTTCTCAGGAGATACAGCCACAAAAGATGAAGATGGATACATAATGATTTTGGGAAGGGCTGATGATGTTATAAATGTTTCTGGACACAGAATAGGAACAGCAGAGGTAGAAAGTGCTCTTGTTTCTCACCCAGCGGTAGCAGAGGCAGCAGTAATAGGAAAGCCACATGAAGTTAAAGGAGAAAGCATAAAAGCATTTGTTATCCTAAAACAAGGAGAACAGCCTTCAGAAAATCTACTAAAAGATTTAAAAATGCATGTCCGACACGAACTTGGAGCCCTCGCCGTTCCTGATGAAATAGAGTTTGTTGAAAAACTTCCAAAAACAAGGTCTGGAAAAATCATGAGAAGGGTTTTAAAAGCAAGAGAACTTGGAATGCCTTTAGGAGACATATCTACATTAGAAGACTAA
- a CDS encoding porin: MKKLSLKALVPAVLLASTLTTSPANAIAKFKINEESNVWISLLLQLRGEWIENGQADGSGWRSDFYIRRARILFGGTINRYVDFFVETDNPNMGKDVPIKDNDGNIIGYKSNNDTKTFIQDAWIRLKFAKEFNIVMGQILLPFSHNNATGAIALLGVDYNLTVVKFPPTSNFVWRDYGVEIMGLIPLPKGSLDYRMGVFDGVETLKNPDNGVWINKDDNYRFTGRVQYNLFDAEGFYYKGTYLGKKKIVSFGAGFDYQKDAAADDYEAPTKVDDYKAWTVDMFIDYPLSQGDVATFQIGYINYDYGNTGNPNDGDAIYMETGYLFNKKVGIGKIEPLLRYQSFNSSSSTGIDDTGLYVGVAYWIDGIRANIKAEYEFDGGDGKDQDVFTLQAQILF; encoded by the coding sequence ATGAAAAAACTATCACTAAAAGCTTTAGTCCCAGCAGTTCTTCTTGCTTCAACTCTTACAACTTCACCGGCAAATGCTATTGCAAAGTTTAAGATTAATGAAGAAAGCAATGTATGGATAAGCCTTCTTTTGCAATTAAGGGGCGAATGGATAGAGAACGGACAGGCTGATGGCTCAGGATGGAGAAGTGATTTTTATATCAGGAGAGCCAGGATTTTATTTGGTGGAACAATAAACAGATATGTTGACTTCTTTGTTGAAACAGATAATCCCAATATGGGAAAGGATGTTCCTATAAAAGATAATGATGGAAATATTATTGGATATAAATCAAACAACGACACAAAAACTTTCATACAGGATGCCTGGATAAGACTAAAGTTTGCTAAAGAGTTTAATATTGTAATGGGTCAGATATTACTTCCTTTTTCACATAATAATGCAACAGGTGCTATAGCTCTTTTAGGCGTAGATTACAATCTTACAGTTGTAAAATTTCCACCTACCAGTAATTTTGTCTGGAGGGATTATGGTGTTGAGATTATGGGGCTGATACCTCTACCTAAAGGGAGTTTAGATTATAGGATGGGTGTTTTTGATGGGGTAGAAACTTTAAAAAATCCTGATAATGGTGTATGGATAAATAAGGATGATAATTATAGATTTACAGGGAGAGTTCAATATAACCTGTTTGATGCGGAAGGTTTTTATTATAAAGGGACTTATTTAGGTAAGAAAAAGATTGTATCTTTCGGAGCAGGCTTTGACTATCAGAAAGATGCTGCAGCGGATGATTATGAAGCACCCACGAAAGTAGATGATTATAAAGCATGGACTGTGGATATGTTTATAGACTATCCTTTATCACAGGGGGATGTTGCCACATTCCAGATAGGCTATATTAATTATGATTACGGTAATACAGGTAATCCTAATGATGGGGATGCGATATATATGGAAACAGGATATTTGTTTAATAAGAAAGTTGGTATTGGAAAAATAGAACCTCTTTTACGGTATCAATCGTTTAACTCAAGTTCTTCAACAGGTATAGATGATACAGGTTTATATGTGGGAGTTGCTTACTGGATAGATGGTATTAGGGCAAATATAAAAGCTGAATATGAGTTTGATGGAGGAGATGGAAAAGACCAGGATGTATTTACATTACAGGCACAAATACTATTCTAA
- a CDS encoding IclR family transcriptional regulator: MATRTLEDALNIIELLRKKYSLGVSELSKELKLNKNKVFRILTTLELKGIVELNPETGKYKLGMNLIKLEDAYIKSQDFIKVARPVLRSLRKEINETIYMAIQHKKDVIYIYEEPARKGVVVNSRLAQRFKAHKTAAGKVLRKAKKEIGFPMEKTILPEEEIIEIASIVRDEFYNPIAAISVIAPIHRVNQGKEKIIEEKLISSAEEITELLAPAFSLD, encoded by the coding sequence ATGGCGACACGGACTTTAGAAGATGCTCTAAATATTATTGAGTTGCTTAGAAAAAAATATTCTCTGGGTGTATCAGAACTAAGTAAGGAATTAAAACTCAACAAAAACAAAGTCTTTAGAATTTTAACAACTCTTGAGCTTAAAGGTATTGTTGAACTTAATCCCGAAACAGGTAAATATAAACTTGGAATGAACCTGATTAAATTAGAAGATGCCTATATAAAAAGTCAAGATTTCATAAAAGTAGCAAGGCCAGTACTAAGAAGCCTTAGGAAAGAAATAAATGAAACCATATATATGGCAATCCAGCATAAAAAAGATGTTATTTATATTTATGAGGAGCCAGCGAGAAAAGGGGTGGTTGTAAATTCACGACTTGCTCAAAGATTTAAAGCACACAAAACCGCAGCAGGAAAGGTTCTCAGAAAGGCTAAGAAGGAAATAGGATTTCCAATGGAAAAAACAATACTTCCTGAGGAAGAGATAATAGAGATAGCAAGTATAGTAAGAGATGAATTTTATAATCCCATTGCAGCCATTTCGGTAATAGCACCCATACATAGAGTAAACCAAGGAAAAGAAAAAATAATAGAGGAAAAATTAATATCATCTGCTGAAGAAATTACTGAACTTTTAGCTCCTGCATTTTCTTTAGACTGA